A single window of Blochmannia endosymbiont of Camponotus nipponensis DNA harbors:
- a CDS encoding phosphoglycerate kinase, whose product MTMIKMSDLDLTDKRVLIRSDLNVPVKNGVITSNRKIHASLPTIELALNQSKRVMVMSHLGRPIEGNYNVQFSLQPVVDYLKKKLVTRRDIKEVRLVKDYLEGVSCTEGELLVLENVRFNKGEKKDDEMLSKKYAMLCDVFVMDAFGSAHRTQASTHGIGKFVSLACSGLLLQKELEALGQALHSPMRPMVAIVGGSKVSTKLIVLDALSKIADYLIVGGGIANTFLAAQGRKVGKSLYEEELIPTAKRLLEHCDIPILSDVRVSTEFSETAQVTMKAVVDIKDDEQILDLGDESISRILDILNCAKTILWNGPIGVFEFPNFRKGTEMISHAIAESDAFSIVGGGDTLMAIDLFNVSNQISYISTGGGAFLEFIEGKTLPAINMLEKHILNN is encoded by the coding sequence ATGACTATGATTAAAATGAGTGATTTAGACCTAACGGATAAACGTGTTTTAATTCGTTCTGATTTAAATGTACCTGTTAAAAATGGAGTTATTACTTCTAACAGAAAAATTCACGCATCGTTACCTACTATTGAATTAGCTTTAAATCAAAGTAAACGTGTTATGGTAATGTCTCATCTGGGTCGACCAATAGAAGGAAATTATAATGTGCAATTTTCTTTGCAACCTGTAGTTGATTATTTAAAAAAAAAATTGGTTACTCGGCGGGATATCAAGGAAGTACGGCTGGTTAAAGATTATTTAGAAGGAGTGAGTTGTACAGAAGGAGAGCTGTTAGTTTTAGAGAATGTACGGTTTAATAAAGGGGAAAAAAAAGATGATGAGATGTTATCTAAGAAATATGCTATGTTATGTGATGTGTTTGTCATGGATGCATTTGGCAGCGCTCATCGTACACAGGCTTCTACGCATGGCATAGGTAAATTTGTTTCTTTAGCTTGTTCTGGGCTTTTATTACAAAAAGAATTAGAAGCTTTAGGTCAGGCATTACATTCTCCTATGAGACCAATGGTTGCGATAGTTGGGGGATCTAAAGTATCCACTAAATTGATTGTTTTAGATGCTTTATCAAAGATTGCAGATTATCTTATAGTAGGAGGGGGTATTGCAAATACCTTTTTGGCGGCTCAAGGGAGAAAGGTAGGTAAATCGTTATATGAAGAAGAATTGATACCTACAGCAAAACGCCTTTTAGAACATTGTGATATACCTATTCTTAGTGATGTGCGAGTAAGCACGGAATTTTCTGAAACAGCTCAGGTAACTATGAAGGCTGTGGTTGACATTAAGGATGATGAGCAAATTCTTGATTTGGGTGATGAATCTATTTCTCGAATATTAGATATTTTAAATTGCGCTAAAACTATTCTTTGGAATGGTCCAATTGGGGTATTTGAGTTTCCAAATTTCAGAAAAGGTACGGAAATGATATCTCATGCTATTGCTGAAAGTGATGCTTTTTCTATTGTTGGAGGAGGTGACACTTTAATGGCTATTGATTTATTTAATGTTTCCAACCAAATTTCTTATATTTCTACCGGAGGTGGTGCTTTTTTAGAATTTATTGAAGGCAAAACGTTACCAGCAATAAATATGCTTGAAAAGCATATTTTAAATAATTAG
- the metK gene encoding methionine adenosyltransferase: MTQYLFTSESVSEGHPDKIADQISDAVLDSILAQDSRARVACETYIKTGIVLMGGEITTTAWVNMEEIARNTIRDIGYIHADMGFDANSCVILSVINKQSSEIQCSIDHGDALQQGAGDQGSMFGYATNETNVFMPAPITYAHRLIKRNSQMRKSGVLPWLGLDAKSQVTVAYENGKIIGITAVVLSIQHAYDIKLVDLQEAAMEEIIKPVLPKKWISNNTKFFINPGGRFVIGGPISDCGLTGRKIIVDTYGGMARHGGGSFSGKDPSKVDRSAAYGARYVAKNIVAAGLADRCELQISYAIGIPHPVSINIETFGTEKTSHDILMRLINNFFDFRPYNLVTMLDLLKPIYKETAVYGHFGREHFPWEKIDKAELLREEAGLKFKSS, from the coding sequence ATGACACAATATTTATTCACATCTGAATCTGTGTCAGAAGGGCATCCAGATAAAATTGCAGATCAAATTTCTGATGCTGTATTAGATTCTATTTTAGCACAGGATTCAAGAGCCCGTGTTGCATGCGAAACATACATTAAAACAGGTATAGTATTAATGGGGGGAGAAATTACTACTACTGCTTGGGTAAATATGGAAGAAATCGCTAGAAATACCATTCGTGATATTGGTTATATTCATGCAGATATGGGATTTGATGCAAATTCCTGCGTAATATTAAGCGTAATCAATAAACAATCTTCCGAGATTCAATGTAGTATTGATCACGGTGATGCCTTACAACAAGGAGCGGGTGATCAGGGATCAATGTTTGGATACGCTACTAATGAAACTAATGTTTTCATGCCTGCTCCAATAACATATGCGCACCGTTTAATTAAAAGAAACTCCCAAATGAGGAAAAGTGGAGTTTTACCCTGGTTAGGATTAGACGCTAAAAGTCAAGTAACCGTTGCTTATGAAAATGGAAAAATCATTGGTATCACTGCAGTTGTATTGTCGATACAACACGCTTATGATATAAAGCTAGTAGATCTACAAGAAGCTGCTATGGAAGAAATTATCAAACCCGTATTACCTAAAAAATGGATTTCTAATAATACTAAATTTTTTATTAATCCCGGTGGTCGATTTGTTATTGGTGGACCTATTAGTGACTGTGGTTTAACTGGAAGAAAAATTATTGTAGATACTTATGGAGGTATGGCTAGACATGGAGGTGGGTCTTTTTCTGGAAAAGACCCATCGAAAGTAGATCGCTCGGCTGCTTATGGAGCAAGATATGTCGCTAAAAACATTGTGGCAGCTGGATTAGCAGATCGTTGCGAACTCCAAATATCTTATGCAATTGGCATACCACATCCAGTTTCTATTAACATTGAAACTTTTGGTACAGAAAAAACTTCACATGACATCTTAATGAGATTAATAAATAACTTTTTTGATTTTCGTCCTTACAATTTAGTTACTATGTTAGATTTATTAAAACCAATTTATAAAGAAACAGCTGTTTATGGGCATTTTGGTCGTGAACATTTTCCTTGGGAAAAAATTGATAAAGCAGAGCTTCTTCGTGAAGAAGCTGGTTTAAAGTTTAAATCTTCGTAA
- the fbaA gene encoding class II fructose-bisphosphate aldolase: MTKILDFVKPGVVTGNDVQKIFSFAKENSFALPAVNCIGIDSINAALEAAVNMQAPIILQFSKKGSAFMAGYGLNDNKVDCSTAVLGAISGSLHVHHISSYYGIPVILHTDHCAKENLSWIDALLELGTKHFSETGSPLFSSHMIDLSEESLKENIEISSQYLNRMDKLNMTLEIELGCTGGEEDGIDHHHLNHSLLYTNPEDIAYAYEKLHIISPRFIIAASFGNVHGVYKPGNVRLDTKILQKSQEHVSNKFGLPNNFLNLVFHGGSGSTKEEIREAIRHGVVKMNIDTDIQWATWEGILKYYHKNKNFLQTQLGNPYGNDQPNKRFYDPRIWIRAGQKSMVKHLEKVFSILNAINVL, translated from the coding sequence ATGACTAAGATACTTGATTTTGTAAAGCCAGGTGTAGTTACTGGAAATGATGTACAGAAGATATTTTCTTTTGCAAAAGAAAATAGTTTTGCTTTACCAGCAGTAAATTGTATAGGTATAGATTCAATTAATGCTGCATTAGAAGCTGCAGTTAATATGCAAGCTCCAATTATTTTACAATTTTCTAAAAAAGGATCTGCTTTTATGGCAGGATATGGTTTAAATGACAACAAAGTTGATTGTTCTACAGCAGTGTTAGGAGCTATTTCTGGGAGTTTACATGTGCATCATATTTCTAGTTATTATGGTATTCCTGTTATTTTACATACTGATCATTGCGCTAAAGAAAATTTGTCCTGGATCGATGCTCTATTAGAGTTGGGTACAAAACATTTTTCTGAAACTGGTAGTCCATTATTTTCATCTCATATGATAGATTTATCTGAAGAATCTTTAAAAGAAAATATAGAAATTAGTTCACAGTATTTAAATCGTATGGATAAATTAAATATGACTTTGGAGATAGAGCTAGGTTGTACCGGAGGAGAAGAGGACGGTATAGATCATCATCATCTCAATCATTCATTATTGTATACAAATCCGGAAGATATAGCTTATGCTTATGAAAAGCTTCATATTATCAGCCCGAGATTCATTATAGCCGCATCATTCGGAAATGTACATGGTGTATATAAACCAGGAAATGTACGATTAGATACAAAAATTCTTCAGAAATCGCAGGAGCACGTTTCTAATAAATTTGGATTACCTAATAATTTTTTGAATTTAGTATTTCATGGAGGATCTGGATCTACAAAAGAAGAAATTAGAGAAGCTATTAGGCACGGAGTTGTAAAAATGAATATTGATACTGATATTCAATGGGCCACTTGGGAGGGGATTTTAAAGTATTACCATAAAAATAAAAATTTTCTTCAAACTCAATTAGGTAATCCATATGGAAATGATCAACCAAATAAAAGATTTTATGATCCACGTATCTGGATTCGTGCAGGACAAAAATCGATGGTTAAGCATTTAGAGAAAGTATTTTCTATTTTAAATGCTATTAATGTTTTATAA
- the speB gene encoding agmatinase: MCTLNYQNDNSLFSNAFGFLRFPLEFDPYSSSSEWVITGVPFDMATSGRAGSRFGPTAIRQASLNLAWEHFRWPWDFNVREQLHVIDCGDVVYKSGDIQDFIKSLKNHAERLLMSKKKMLSLGGDHYITLPILRAYAKIFGKMAMIHFDAHADYYDDNGKYDHGVVMLHAINEELIDPMHSIQIGIRTEYKKHFGFTVLDVEYVNDTNIDIIINKIKSVVRSFPIYLTFDIDCLDPAIAPGTGTPVIGGLTSYRVLKLIRGFQNLNIIGIDLVEVAPAYDCAQITALAAATLGLEMLYTQVKSKKS; encoded by the coding sequence ATGTGTACTTTAAATTATCAAAATGATAATTCCTTATTTTCAAATGCCTTTGGTTTTTTGCGATTTCCATTAGAATTTGATCCTTATAGTAGTAGTAGTGAATGGGTAATTACTGGCGTTCCTTTTGACATGGCTACTTCTGGGCGTGCAGGCAGTAGATTTGGGCCAACTGCTATCCGACAGGCGTCTCTAAATTTAGCTTGGGAACATTTTCGTTGGCCCTGGGATTTTAATGTACGTGAACAGCTACATGTAATTGATTGCGGAGATGTAGTATATAAATCTGGAGACATACAAGATTTTATAAAGTCTTTAAAAAATCATGCTGAACGTTTGTTAATGTCTAAAAAAAAAATGTTATCGCTTGGAGGAGATCATTATATTACATTACCTATATTACGTGCGTATGCAAAAATTTTCGGAAAAATGGCAATGATACATTTTGACGCACATGCAGATTATTACGATGATAACGGCAAATATGATCATGGTGTTGTTATGTTACATGCGATTAACGAAGAATTGATAGATCCTATGCATTCGATACAAATTGGTATTCGCACCGAATATAAGAAGCATTTTGGATTCACAGTGTTAGACGTAGAATATGTTAATGATACTAATATAGATATTATCATAAATAAAATAAAATCAGTTGTTAGATCTTTTCCAATATATTTAACTTTTGATATTGATTGTTTAGATCCAGCTATAGCTCCTGGAACTGGAACTCCAGTAATTGGAGGATTAACGAGTTACCGTGTGCTGAAGTTAATACGAGGTTTTCAAAATTTAAATATTATAGGTATTGATTTAGTAGAAGTAGCTCCAGCTTATGATTGCGCACAAATCACTGCTTTAGCAGCTGCTACATTAGGATTGGAAATGCTTTATACTCAAGTGAAATCAAAGAAAAGTTAG
- a CDS encoding FAD-dependent monooxygenase yields MESFDLLIVNQGISGLALACGLNDYFRIAIIENKISSHIDETEEWNVNMSLVNITSTKILQYLKVWNQNISKSSSLLHKLEIFTMNNIQKTVFNTGYLGYLELGYITDNNLIYQALVDRARQLRNIIFMDSNLPDAINYHDDAAFITVKNNYIFKAQLVIGADGINSWVKNAANISSIFMDTKYYGLTTIIYTEKNHKNTLRCIIHNDGLLVLLPLKNAHLSVVFWLLPPYTAKKYLYISTSTQSINYDLIEICNVLGHCVVCDNIKYKIFLPRIQYTHNFINHRLVLLGQAAYTICPFFFQNINVDLIDAAVLLHHLKTLKKNHKDIGLYGNLKHYGCNRKYRITKSFMNISCIHMLLRDKSYLLKCIQYFIFYFINTMPNLKVGVLHHIMGLDDMPQWLLKDRYEYK; encoded by the coding sequence ATGGAAAGTTTTGATCTATTAATTGTAAATCAAGGAATTTCTGGATTAGCATTGGCTTGTGGACTGAATGATTATTTTCGTATAGCAATCATAGAAAATAAGATTTCATCTCATATTGATGAAACAGAGGAATGGAATGTTAATATGTCTCTAGTTAATATAACTAGCACAAAAATACTTCAGTATCTAAAAGTTTGGAATCAAAATATATCAAAATCTTCCAGTTTGTTGCATAAATTAGAAATCTTTACAATGAACAATATACAGAAAACTGTTTTTAATACTGGTTATTTAGGATATCTTGAATTAGGATATATTACTGATAATAATTTGATATATCAAGCGTTAGTTGATCGTGCGCGACAATTAAGAAATATTATATTTATGGATTCAAATTTACCTGATGCAATAAATTATCATGATGATGCAGCATTTATTACGGTAAAGAATAATTATATATTTAAAGCTCAATTAGTGATAGGAGCAGACGGAATTAATTCTTGGGTAAAAAACGCTGCAAATATTTCTTCAATATTTATGGATACTAAATATTATGGATTAACTACTATTATTTACACTGAAAAAAATCATAAAAATACTCTTCGTTGTATCATTCATAATGATGGGTTGTTGGTGTTGTTGCCGTTAAAGAACGCACATCTTTCTGTTGTTTTTTGGTTATTACCACCATATACGGCTAAAAAATATCTATATATATCTACTTCCACTCAATCTATTAATTACGATTTAATTGAAATCTGTAATGTATTAGGTCATTGTGTTGTATGTGATAATATAAAATATAAGATTTTCTTACCGAGGATACAATATACACATAATTTTATAAATCATCGTTTGGTATTATTAGGGCAAGCTGCATATACTATATGTCCTTTTTTTTTTCAAAATATTAATGTAGATCTGATAGATGCAGCAGTGTTATTACATCATCTAAAGACACTGAAAAAAAATCACAAAGATATTGGACTTTATGGTAATCTAAAGCATTATGGGTGCAACAGAAAATATAGAATAACTAAAAGTTTCATGAATATCTCATGTATTCATATGTTACTTCGTGATAAGAGTTATTTATTAAAATGTATACAATATTTTATTTTTTATTTCATTAACACTATGCCTAATTTAAAAGTAGGTGTATTACATCATATTATGGGGTTAGATGATATGCCACAATGGTTACTGAAAGATCGTTATGAGTACAAATAG
- a CDS encoding YqgE/AlgH family protein, with product MLTHEITNLQNHFLIAMPALQDPLFKQSVVYICEHNDTGAMGIVINKPVERCTVETILNNLKVTSPIRDPSIRLDKPVFSGGPLLDDRGFILHTPKKGFGSSVNISSKAMITTSKDILETLGTPNQPQDVLVALGYSGWSQGQLEHELMENTWLTAPANETILFHTPVVARWRAAAKILGIDICNIADHTGHA from the coding sequence ATGCTAACACATGAAATAACAAACTTACAAAATCATTTTCTAATAGCTATGCCCGCCTTGCAAGATCCATTATTTAAACAATCCGTGGTGTACATTTGCGAACACAACGATACAGGCGCTATGGGCATTGTCATCAACAAACCAGTTGAACGATGTACCGTAGAAACTATATTAAACAACCTGAAAGTTACCTCTCCTATACGAGATCCGTCTATTCGATTAGATAAGCCAGTATTTTCTGGGGGCCCTTTATTAGATGATCGAGGTTTTATTTTACATACTCCCAAAAAAGGTTTTGGATCTAGTGTGAATATTTCTTCAAAAGCTATGATCACTACATCTAAAGACATATTAGAAACTTTAGGAACCCCTAATCAACCACAAGATGTATTAGTAGCGCTGGGTTATTCTGGCTGGTCTCAAGGACAATTAGAACATGAATTAATGGAAAATACCTGGCTGACTGCTCCAGCCAATGAAACAATTTTATTTCATACCCCTGTTGTTGCTCGTTGGCGCGCAGCTGCAAAAATATTAGGCATTGATATTTGTAATATTGCCGATCATACAGGCCATGCATGA
- the ubiH gene encoding 2-octaprenyl-6-methoxyphenyl hydroxylase, which produces MSIIINGGGITGAILALMLSKLTKGDVEISLIEKHSPYCCDAQLSLNICPPQVIALSRGAYSELIRLNVAPILSSCSTIIKQVEVSEYPWFNKVLIKARDYQLSELGYVIELNIFRKRLFDILCNQSTVTVYCPAILKKIKREKKNNIIILDNGYQIVSKLMVAADGAYSELATNCGMQWFRWNYQQIAVVSKITTEIPHFGRAFEIFTEHGPLAVLPMSNDYSVLIWCISDTRQKEVSIWNKNKFSQELQNIFGWRLGKILNVERRFFYNLWLTRAHSHISHRLALVGNAAQSLHPVAGQGFNLGLRDIVVLSKVIVQALYQNLDIGDYSVLNKYQKHRYLDQCRIIKITDGLVRLFSNHHLPLVVTRKMGLFFLSYSTLLKHLLVNVILNWKTD; this is translated from the coding sequence ATGTCTATTATTATAAATGGCGGGGGAATAACCGGCGCAATATTAGCGTTAATGTTATCTAAATTAACCAAAGGAGACGTGGAAATATCTTTAATAGAAAAGCATTCTCCTTATTGTTGTGATGCACAATTATCTTTAAATATATGTCCACCTCAGGTAATAGCTTTGTCCCGAGGGGCTTATTCTGAATTAATACGACTTAATGTGGCTCCAATTTTATCTTCTTGCTCTACTATTATAAAACAAGTGGAAGTTAGTGAATATCCTTGGTTCAACAAAGTATTGATTAAAGCCCGAGATTATCAATTATCAGAATTGGGTTATGTTATTGAACTGAATATTTTTCGAAAGAGATTATTTGATATTTTATGTAATCAATCCACTGTAACTGTGTATTGTCCAGCGATTTTAAAAAAAATTAAACGTGAAAAAAAAAATAATATAATTATATTAGATAATGGTTATCAAATAGTTTCAAAATTGATGGTAGCAGCAGATGGAGCATACTCAGAGTTAGCAACTAATTGCGGTATGCAATGGTTTAGATGGAATTATCAACAAATTGCTGTAGTTTCTAAAATTACCACTGAAATACCTCATTTCGGAAGAGCTTTTGAAATATTTACAGAACATGGACCATTAGCTGTGTTGCCTATGTCTAATGATTATAGTGTTTTAATTTGGTGTATTTCTGATACACGACAAAAAGAGGTATCTATATGGAATAAGAACAAATTTTCTCAAGAATTACAAAATATATTTGGATGGAGATTAGGAAAAATTTTAAATGTAGAAAGACGATTTTTTTATAATCTTTGGTTGACACGTGCTCACAGTCATATTAGTCACAGATTAGCATTAGTTGGAAATGCGGCACAAAGTTTACATCCTGTTGCGGGACAAGGATTTAATCTTGGATTACGTGATATTGTGGTGCTGTCTAAGGTAATTGTGCAAGCACTATATCAAAATCTAGATATAGGAGATTATTCTGTGTTAAACAAATATCAGAAACACAGATATTTAGACCAATGTAGAATCATTAAAATTACCGATGGTTTAGTACGTTTATTCAGTAATCATCACTTACCACTTGTTGTTACTCGAAAAATGGGCCTATTTTTTTTAAGTTACAGTACTCTATTAAAACATCTTTTGGTAAATGTGATATTAAATTGGAAAACAGATTAA
- the rpiA gene encoding ribose-5-phosphate isomerase RpiA translates to MVKDQLKKSVGWAALQYILFSRVIGVGTGSTVTYFIEALNSVKDKIEGVVSSSNHSSNQLKKLGIPLYNLNSLHELDVYFDSADEIDIHMQMIKGGGGALTKEKIIAAAAKKFVCIVDSSKQVNILGRGPVPIEVIPMARSFVARELIRLGGLPEYRHNMITDNGNNILDVYNMKITNASLLETKINNIPGVVSVGIFAQRRADIVLIGTKDGIKTIIS, encoded by the coding sequence ATGGTAAAGGATCAATTAAAAAAATCAGTAGGTTGGGCGGCTTTACAGTATATTCTGTTTAGCAGAGTTATAGGAGTAGGCACTGGTTCTACTGTGACATATTTTATTGAAGCATTAAATAGTGTCAAAGATAAAATAGAAGGTGTAGTATCTAGTTCAAATCACTCATCTAATCAATTAAAAAAGCTAGGTATTCCTCTATATAATCTTAATAGTTTACACGAATTAGATGTATATTTTGATAGCGCAGACGAAATTGATATACATATGCAAATGATTAAGGGTGGAGGTGGAGCTTTGACTAAAGAAAAAATTATTGCTGCTGCAGCTAAAAAATTTGTTTGTATTGTTGATAGCAGTAAACAAGTAAATATATTAGGACGTGGTCCAGTGCCGATAGAAGTGATTCCTATGGCTCGCTCATTTGTAGCAAGGGAATTGATTCGTTTAGGTGGATTGCCGGAATATAGGCATAATATGATTACTGATAATGGAAATAATATTTTAGATGTATATAATATGAAGATTACAAATGCATCTTTATTAGAGACAAAAATTAATAATATTCCAGGAGTAGTAAGTGTTGGTATATTTGCTCAGAGACGGGCCGATATCGTATTAATTGGAACAAAAGATGGTATCAAAACAATTATCTCGTAA
- the ruvX gene encoding Holliday junction resolvase RuvX, whose product MMSIIDIIIGFDFGTKHIGVAIGQKLTYTVRPLTVLQSQFGVPNWDQIKDIYNTWTPKILVVGLPLKIDGSEQPVTVLAKQFAKKLRKILPVTVNMHDERFSTSEARLDYFKYYHNSSYIRQDVKINAIAAGIILKSWLNQS is encoded by the coding sequence ATGATGTCAATTATCGATATAATCATAGGTTTTGATTTTGGTACTAAACACATAGGAGTAGCAATTGGTCAAAAATTAACTTATACCGTACGACCTCTCACTGTGTTACAATCTCAGTTTGGTGTACCTAATTGGGATCAAATCAAAGATATTTATAATACATGGACACCAAAAATATTAGTAGTAGGATTACCTCTGAAGATAGATGGAAGTGAACAACCGGTTACTGTTTTAGCAAAACAATTCGCTAAAAAACTAAGAAAAATACTTCCTGTTACAGTCAATATGCACGATGAACGTTTTAGCACAAGTGAGGCACGTTTAGATTATTTTAAGTATTACCATAATTCTTCATATATCCGACAAGATGTTAAAATAAATGCAATTGCAGCTGGAATAATTTTAAAAAGCTGGTTAAATCAATCTTAA
- the ygfZ gene encoding tRNA-modifying protein YgfZ: MYPGYTKSFKYLSDRTKQYVLYNIYLGGYFIHKENMIFPHIVFSGHYPVPSQDLPLTFISLEEWILIRLYGPDVTQYLHNQLTCDIKNLEKNKYNFSAHCNPKGKMISNMYVFHTRPQEMAYIVRLNIYKKQITEMKKYIVFSNVTITPDYNAVLIGITGTHARQHLNTFFAILPNKTHTVVHDKNVTLLYFDAPIERFLLIINKRSILHHLWSKSKYCILFNNSRQWISLDMEAGYPIIEPITSELFMPQSVNIDALQGISFNKGCYIGQESIARVKYRGSNKQALYRLTGIIHYKNNNKLPEPGDRVLLKIKDQHWQNIGVVLQHCQIKKNNIWIQVVLNRAILGPSELKITNIHTNDSLIFFVINTNKI, translated from the coding sequence ATATGTATTATATAATATTTATTTGGGGGGTTATTTTATTCATAAGGAAAATATGATCTTTCCTCATATAGTTTTTTCAGGACATTATCCTGTGCCTTCACAAGATTTACCACTAACATTCATCTCCCTTGAGGAGTGGATATTAATAAGATTATATGGCCCAGATGTAACGCAATACTTACATAATCAATTGACTTGTGATATTAAAAATCTAGAAAAAAATAAATACAATTTCTCAGCACATTGTAATCCAAAAGGAAAAATGATTAGCAATATGTATGTTTTCCACACCAGACCTCAAGAAATGGCATATATTGTACGCCTTAATATATATAAAAAACAGATTACAGAAATGAAAAAATATATAGTATTCTCTAATGTTACTATCACTCCTGATTACAATGCAGTACTTATTGGAATTACTGGAACACATGCAAGACAACATTTAAACACGTTTTTTGCAATTCTACCAAATAAAACGCATACGGTAGTGCACGATAAAAATGTCACTTTACTTTATTTTGATGCTCCAATAGAACGGTTTTTGTTGATTATTAACAAAAGATCAATATTACATCACTTATGGAGTAAATCAAAATATTGCATACTATTTAATAATAGCCGTCAATGGATCTCATTAGATATGGAAGCAGGTTATCCAATTATTGAACCGATAACCAGTGAACTATTTATGCCTCAATCTGTTAATATAGATGCATTACAAGGCATTAGTTTTAATAAAGGTTGTTATATTGGACAAGAATCTATTGCTCGTGTTAAGTACCGTGGATCCAATAAACAAGCATTGTATCGGTTAACTGGCATCATTCATTACAAGAATAATAATAAATTACCGGAACCTGGTGATCGAGTATTATTAAAAATAAAAGACCAACATTGGCAAAATATTGGTGTTGTTTTACAACACTGTCAAATTAAAAAAAATAACATATGGATACAAGTAGTATTAAATAGGGCAATTTTAGGACCTTCAGAATTAAAAATTACAAATATACACACTAATGACAGTCTCATTTTTTTTGTTATTAATACTAATAAAATTTAA
- the zapA gene encoding cell division protein ZapA yields MPEQPTDIQIFGRTLRINCPSQQKDALNKAVEDLTQRLQDLKIRTKVTNTEQLVFIAALNICHELAQEKLKTREYATNIEQHILLLQKTIEKALVAHIHITEHSNGPLECSKHV; encoded by the coding sequence ATGCCTGAACAACCAACAGATATTCAAATTTTTGGTCGAACATTACGGATTAATTGTCCATCTCAACAAAAGGATGCTTTAAATAAAGCAGTAGAAGATTTGACTCAACGACTACAAGACTTAAAAATTAGAACAAAAGTAACTAATACTGAACAATTGGTATTTATAGCTGCTTTAAATATATGTCATGAATTAGCTCAAGAAAAATTAAAAACACGTGAATACGCTACTAACATTGAGCAACATATTCTGTTGTTACAAAAAACAATCGAAAAAGCTTTAGTTGCACATATTCACATCACCGAACATTCTAATGGTCCATTAGAATGTTCTAAACACGTGTAA
- a CDS encoding 5-formyltetrahydrofolate cyclo-ligase gives MYINDKTTYKKSIRTYIRTIRRTLTFQEQHTAAQLITNKIMTINHMYRSTHIAAFVSFDGEISTNLLIRTLLFMHKHIYLPIIPSLKSDYLLFSEYTFSTPLIYNHLNIYEPKWNTDSIVPIEKLDIIFVPLVAFDTHRHRLGMGGGFYDRTLKNWKHQNNYVPIGLAYNFQKIPTQLFPVETWDITLPEIITPSYHLISNDH, from the coding sequence ATGTATATCAATGATAAAACAACATATAAAAAATCCATTCGTACATACATACGAACTATACGTCGCACTTTAACATTTCAAGAACAGCATACAGCGGCGCAATTAATAACTAATAAAATTATGACTATAAATCATATGTACAGATCAACACACATAGCAGCATTCGTTTCTTTTGACGGAGAAATAAGCACTAATTTACTAATACGAACTTTATTATTTATGCATAAACACATATATTTACCCATTATACCTTCTCTAAAATCTGATTACTTATTATTTTCAGAATATACATTCTCAACGCCTCTTATATATAATCACCTAAATATATACGAACCTAAATGGAATACCGATTCTATTGTACCTATAGAAAAATTAGATATTATATTTGTGCCATTAGTTGCATTTGATACTCACAGACACCGATTAGGTATGGGCGGTGGTTTTTATGATAGAACTTTAAAAAATTGGAAACATCAAAATAACTATGTACCCATAGGATTGGCATACAATTTTCAAAAAATACCAACTCAATTATTTCCTGTAGAAACATGGGATATAACACTACCAGAAATTATAACCCCATCTTATCATTTAATTTCAAACGATCATTAA